TGATGATTAAGAAGATAATGTTTACCGAATCGGATACTCTTCCTAACTACTATAGATTTTCTCTTACGTTATATCACgaatacatatataataatataccAGCACAATCTCCAAAAAGATTTCTACCTATgagtacaatcaaattttgtaATGCGTGAaatattgtttgttttggtAACGTGGTTCTTTATTTAGCAATTTCGATTCCATGCAAgaaagaatttttgttttttcagttTTGGCGCTTAGTGGCTAAAGCAAAAAACTAAAAGGTGTTCAAGTTATACTGTACAACCATGAATCCTTAATCAACATAAAAGACCCCAAACAAGTAGTAGAATTCAACATACCAATTCACAAAGTTACGGTGGTGGTTGGGCATCTAAactattttaaattgaattgaGTAACCAAATCATATTGATTACAACAGTCGATAGCatggtatagaaaaaaaaaaccatacatAGGATATAAAGCAAGTTGCGTCTTTCTGTAGGttagagaacaaacaaacaacatcatcaataatcttttcacattaaaaaaaaaatcaataatcttTTCACAAATCTTTGGTGCTCCaactcttttgttttcttgctctttttcttttgtgtgtgtgtgtacgtgTGCTTTGGATCTTGGGTTGTTGAATGGTTTAATGATATATAAGGATTTGTTAAAGAAAAGGGGACttggattttgatttgattAAGATCAGTGGTAGTTCTTGATGAGAGAGAAACATGTACAAAGCTGAAGTGAGTGATGAAcaaattggaataaaaaaacatcaaaatccCGAAAGTGAAGGCTTTATTTGGATATGTAAAATGtcaagagagggagagagagattggaaATGCAAAGCACCCCATTAATTGAGAACAAAGAACCCAAAACCGATTGCATCTCTTCACTTGTCGATTGTTACATCCTTTGTATTAGATTATTATCTTCAttggtataaattttttttattagtttcatCAAGAGAACCCACTAATTTTCCTAGACGACAGAACAAGGGACCATTTCAATCCTTGCTCAAGTCCTCtgttttttatattgtataGATAATTAGATTCAAAGGAGGAATAAAGGAGTATTGCCATTTGCCATTATTGTATGCTTTGGCAAAGAGAGATCATTATTTTATGCATctaaaacccaacttttataatatattgatgTCAAACTTTTTTGGATCAGTTGTGGAGGCTTATGCATTATAGACTTACCTATAATACCTTATATAATGTACAACTTGTGGACTCATTTATTTACTATACAATGTAcgatttacttttctttcttattattatttgatggtagaaagaagaattactttattattattattatttgatagtAGGAAGAGAGAGGAGGTAAGATTTAAACACTGGACATCTTCATTAAAAACATCAAGAGGAGCAAATTGAATTACAAGACTCTCTAGGTACACTTAAAGCACCATTTTCTTTACCATACatccaaaaataacaaaatttaaatacaattcTTTGGGTGTTATACAAATTGTGACCCATTAATCAATATAAccatatcattaaatttaattgaaccccccccccccccccccccaactctTTAGGACCTTTCTTCCCACCCCCACTCAATGATTTATAGAAATTGTGAACCATTAATCAATGTAACCAtatagttaaatttaattgaaaaatcttcCCACCACCCTTTAAGATCTCTTCCCACCTAAAAATCCTCGCTTCATCATGAAAATAATCATTCATCCTTCACCTTGATTCATTAGTCTCAATACTATAAATTTGTAGGATTTTGTTTACAAATGCCTCTAATATTGTTGTTAAGATACATTTAATGCTTTATTAAATAATACttttatacatttttcaaaatataaagtCAAACtgtacacattaaaaaaaaaaaaaaaaaacacatataatCACAATATATTTATGTGTAAATTTGTTAacatttgtattttaattttgaagagTGCACATTACAACTCATAACGAGCATTTATTAGTCTTGCATTTATTACCTCTAAATGTAAAGCTAAAGTTTaagtcaataaaaaatttacccaaTCACCGCACATACTTAGTACAATgatcactctacaagtataaatatttaTGGAGTATAGAAAACATATGTTAGGATTTAAGTCTCAGAATAAATttatcacaataaaaaatttgttaacaTTTAATCACAATAAATTTATGTGTAAATTTGTTAacatttgtattttaattttgaagagTGCACATTACAACTCATAACGAGCATTTATTAGTCTTGCATTTATTACCTCTAAATGTAAAGCTAAAGTTTaagtcaataaaaaatttacccaaCCACCGCACATACTTAGTACAATgatcactctacaagtataaatgtttaTGGAGTATAGAAAACATATGTTAGAATTTAAGTCTCAGAAGAgaattttacacacatatacaattAGATTAAATTATAGTAGAATtcttatcttgtataaaaaaatttacccaataGTAAGATCACTCAGTACCTCCTATACAAGACTTGCCACTCACTCTCCAACAATTGCAAACTACGaggagctctctctctctctctctctctctctctctcataaacaAACTTTCACACGCACCGGATTAAAAGAATCTCATGAAGATAGCCTTAAGATGTTGACTAGAAATTTCGAAATTAAGATCTCATAAATATCATGCAGCCTAAGAACCACTAAGCCAAGATTCTTATAAATAGGCTTCTAACATTGGATGAGCTATACCACTACTTATCCATCGTTCCAGAAACACGTTTTTTGCATACTTTTTATAAGTCAAAGAGAGCAGTGGTAGCAAATAGCAAGCACAGGACAGCACACCTTAAGTTGTCAATTTTTCTTTCCTGGAGATATTTACTTAAAAGGTTCACAAGTTCTGATAAATAGGGGCAAATTATGAAGTGGGAATTGCATGGAGCACCGTGAAAACCATTAGTCACACAAAAGGATTCCATTGAAAGCTACATATTACAAATACATAAAGacagaagatttttatttatcatcACCCAATAGGATGGAATGCATACAACACAAAGGACAGATAACAATGTTCGTTACATCATAAGGAGGTTGCTCacagtttgaaaaaaaaaatatgaagccTGAAATACTAGGACTTGGTTAAAAAACAACCCTCCCTTAGGAGGACTGTAATGGCAGACTTTGTATTACCTGCTGCCATGGCCAAAGCCCCAGAGATACAAGGCACCAAAAATTCAAACTGCTAAGAGCAACCAGCACTACTGTAACTGACTCAGGTACATTAACCTGCCCTTTGAGGAAAACAGAGACCCAACCATCACGTGGAAAACAGAGGTTCAAAAACGTGGACGACTTGGTAAAAGAGACAACGTACAGACTCGGAACTGGGTAAAATGTAGAAGGAGAAGAGCTTAGCACATGCAGGAAGGCATAACCAGTACAAGGCTGAGCTAAAAAAAACTACCAGGTGCAGATACCCAGCAATATAAAAACCATGACTAGTGGAAAGAAACCCTACACTCAAAACCCGGTAACTATGTTCTCAGGGAAATGCAGCCATTATGCCCCATTGTTTGGAGCAAAAAAACTGGTAACAGATTTCTATTTTTAGTAAACCTGCAAAAAAGAGTTAATGGCTGCATTCCCTGGAAAAGGGAACCGGGTTACTGAATGATTGAAGACCCATAGCTGatggacccaaaaaaaaaaaaatacacaaactGCTACTCACAAAACCTGACCGGAATTCTTAGACCTGATTGGTTCGAAAACATTCCCTGCTTAGGAAAGGATGTCACACTTCCATAGCTGCTCCACAAGCAGGTCAACTGTGCTGATGCTGATTGCATTGCAGTGTTGGAGATTCAACCCACCTAGGGTCTGACCCAATTTTCCCAAGGCAGGTAAGCTTTTGTCTGTTATCGAAGAGCACCTTGATACTGAAAGGATCTGGAGATTGAGCTGGTTTGCATTGGCCAGGGCAGCAATCCCACAATCTGTGATCATGCACTTCGAAAGATCAAGATCACTGAGCAATGGGCAGTTTTCTGCAATAGCAACCAAGCTTGCATCACTTATCTTCTGACAACCATCAAGATTTAGCATTTCTAGAGTCCAACCATGCATCTCAACCAAGGATGAAACCACTTTATCTGTCAGATTTACACAACCACTAAGATTAACCTTCACTAGACCAGCCTCACAGCTCTCAAGCATTGGGAGAAACCCAGCATCTGTTACTCCCTGAAGCCCGCTCAAGTCTAAGTGCTGCAGTTGAGGACACAACTTCCCCAACACTGCCAAGCTTGCATTACCAAATCCAGAGCAGTTACGAATGGACAATGATCGCAGAGATTTGCAAGGAGCCTGCAGAGGCAGTCCCAAATTTAGGTCCTTGATCCCCAGGCAGTTCACCATAGCAAGAGCCTTCAACTTTGCACCACAGTTTAAAAGTAtgccaaaaaacccaaattggGTGATCCTGTGGCACTCTTCCAATTGCAGGCTCTCAAGTGAAGCTGCAGCTTTGGCAAAAGAGACCAACCCATTGTCAGATAAAAATGCACATTTACGGAGACAGAACTGTTTCAAGTTTGGGCAACCTCTCCCTACAGCTTCAAGCCCGGTATCTGTTACTCCTCGGCATGATGTAATTGACAATGACTTCAATTTCTGCAATCCATGACCATTGCCCATGACCCAGAAGCCCCTCTCACTAACGTTTGGAAGGCCAACAAGCACAAGATCAGTAATTGCCTTGCCATAGTGTCCAATAACTGCCAAAGACACATCAGTAATATTCAATGCTTGGAGCTTCACCTTAGTCATGACATAAGAAGTGGAAGATAACAAGTTCGCTATTCCTTGATCACCAAGAAGAGGGCAGTCTTTAATTGAAATGGACTTAAGATTGGGGCAGCAACGCCCAATAGCTTGAAGACCTTCATTCCCAATTTTTGAACAGGACTCTATTGTTAAATCAGTCAGATTAGGGCAGTGTTTCGCAACTGCAATCAAAGCCCTATCAGAAATTTCGGGACACTGGCTAAGGTCAAGCTTTTCAAGCAGGTTACAACCCTTAGCAATCTCACACAGACCTTCATCTCCTATGGAAGGAACATTCCACAAAGAAAGAACCTTCAGAGAAGGGCAGCCACGAGCAATCGCCCTAAGGCCAACATCTGTCACCCTGCGAGCAGAATTGCTTCCCCGGATCGATAGCTTGCCCAACCCACCATGACTAGCAGCACCAACAGCAATGGCAGCAAGTCTAACATCTGTTGCCTTCTTCCCTTCCAAGCTCCTAGAAAGGAATCCATCACTATCAATTTCTTGATCTTCAGCCTTATTCTCATTAACCTTTTCCTCGGGCTTAAGATTTTCAATGTTTGAGTTGCTGCTGAATTCACCCCTGTGGATATTGCTCAAAAGCGTAAGCCAGCGCTTGGAAACACAAGCACAGGCACTCCTTTCCTGGCCAGCAGGCAACCGCCTGAAGATCTCAAAGAGgcattcatctggaagaacttCAATAGAGACCTCCTTCTTCCTCTCAAACTTCTCTCTGAAAACAATGGGAGCACTGATGCGAGACCTCTTGCGAGGAGGGAAGTAGACATCCACATGATGACCAAGGGACAAAAAGAGGCTAGATTCCTTGGGATTTGGGTATATTGACCCCCCAGGGCAAAAATCATCATCTcctgaaaacccaaaaacaatagtAGCTTAGACAAATATTCCAATGaactacaaataattttttgcaTTCAATAATTTCTTTAATACACCCGCGAATATATATCAATATGTATTTTAATATGTATGTTCAAgttaatatacatacatacatacatacatacatatatacatacacacatatatatatatatatatatatataaaacacatGGTAATAATTTCTATGTTCGAGTTTCAGTTGtgtatataaattaaatatttataactGGGAAAGTTATAATAGGTAGTATTACAATCTAACAAACAAAATTTCTGGAAAGAAAACTAGTTTCCTGCCTAACTATAGAACACCTAGAAATCTGCCTAACTATAGTACTCCTCGGAACCTGCCTAACCAAACTATTCCACTTTctgggaattaaaaaaaaaaaaaaaagcatacatCATACAACTCAATCTAGTTTTATTTACTCTCTTTTCTTATATTCCAACCAAACAGGATTTCTATACCAGCAAAGCACCATAGATAAAATTAGTATCAAGATCATATCTAAGATCTCTAACCAGATCCAACACCAATACGTGGTTATCTCACTTCTAAGCCATTAAATAATCTGCATCCACTTacacaaaataaagaattaCATAACAAAGGACCAGCAACAGAAACATAACCCATCTGATCATTTCTAAGAATACCTGGTCTAAAATtaccccaaaacaaaaataaacccATCTGAGCATCAATCACAAGCTTACAAAACAACAGTtactatatataaatttcaCAACATAACTTAACCCATGACCCCCCAAAAGTCATGAAACCCATCTCAAAAATCAAGCATACACATCTGATCTACAACTATATCAGCTAAACAACATGAAAATCAGAAGATTGAAACAAAACCCACATACATATTCAGCTTAAAAACATGAACTTTGAAAGAAACccatgataaaaaaagaaaaaaaaaaaaaaaaaaaaaaaagaaacttaccACTGAAACCGAAGAGCTTAGACATGGGTACAGCTCAAAAAACCCCGGGAGGTCGAACCCACACCGCTTTTCACCAAAGAACCCTCCAAAGAGAGCAAAAAAGAGAACCACAAAGATGGCTAAAAACACTGATATAGCTACGTACAAAGCTTCAAAGCAGAAGTTCATGAGATAGAGAGAAATCAGAGGAAGAAGAACATGGAAACCCTATaagatagggaaaaaaaaaaagggagaaggttaaagagaaaaaaagagaaatgaaattgaAGGGTGAGAATGGTTCTATTGATTGCTTTTATTATTGTGAGACTGAAACAGAATGGGGGTCTGGGTACATGACAATACACGCAAGGGTCACCCAAATGCAATGTATTTGTGCATAGAAGTGGGGGTTTCTTTGTTATATTCTCCCACCAAATTAAAACCAGAATCCATATTCCGGTttctggttttcttttttgtggttttCGGTTTTGCTTTTTGGGTTAAGTTGGGATTGTTTGGGTGCTGAGATAACATAAGTCAGGATCGTGGAGAACGTTTTGTTtatctctttgttttttaattctatcTTTGTAATCAAGGTGATGACTAATGACTAGTAATTCCCTTTTATTTTACtccttcatttatttatttttaaatatgagtGGAAGGAACAAaataggccaaaatggccaactAGCCCTAAAATCGTAAGTATATAGTTAGTTGGCTTTGTTTAGAAACATAATAGcatactagcatctcgagtctaaaagactcgattttggcgttcaaaatcgagtctttcaGACTCGGTTTGTAGCTTGGATCAGCTCTGATGTGGCAGAGGCGTGACTTGGCATccacatggaaatcgagtctctaagactcgatttctaacgCCTACAAATAGCACCAACTCAGACCAAACACCAGAGCAaaacccagagaaaaaaaagaagagcatCAGAGAAAAaccagagaaaagaaaaaaagaaaagaaaatcagaaACAGAAAG
This DNA window, taken from Quercus robur chromosome 2, dhQueRobu3.1, whole genome shotgun sequence, encodes the following:
- the LOC126712932 gene encoding EIN3-binding F-box protein 1 → MSKLFGFSGDDDFCPGGSIYPNPKESSLFLSLGHHVDVYFPPRKRSRISAPIVFREKFERKKEVSIEVLPDECLFEIFRRLPAGQERSACACVSKRWLTLLSNIHRGEFSSNSNIENLKPEEKVNENKAEDQEIDSDGFLSRSLEGKKATDVRLAAIAVGAASHGGLGKLSIRGSNSARRVTDVGLRAIARGCPSLKVLSLWNVPSIGDEGLCEIAKGCNLLEKLDLSQCPEISDRALIAVAKHCPNLTDLTIESCSKIGNEGLQAIGRCCPNLKSISIKDCPLLGDQGIANLLSSTSYVMTKVKLQALNITDVSLAVIGHYGKAITDLVLVGLPNVSERGFWVMGNGHGLQKLKSLSITSCRGVTDTGLEAVGRGCPNLKQFCLRKCAFLSDNGLVSFAKAAASLESLQLEECHRITQFGFFGILLNCGAKLKALAMVNCLGIKDLNLGLPLQAPCKSLRSLSIRNCSGFGNASLAVLGKLCPQLQHLDLSGLQGVTDAGFLPMLESCEAGLVKVNLSGCVNLTDKVVSSLVEMHGWTLEMLNLDGCQKISDASLVAIAENCPLLSDLDLSKCMITDCGIAALANANQLNLQILSVSRCSSITDKSLPALGKLGQTLGGLNLQHCNAISISTVDLLVEQLWKCDILS